In Legionella cardiaca, a genomic segment contains:
- a CDS encoding amino acid permease: MTNQQQQNTAPLNDGGYRRGLKDRHVQLIALGGIIGSGYFLGTGEVVNQVGPSVFLAYMLGGLIIYLTMLCMGELAVAIPISGSFITYTADFISPTIACGVGWSYWISWVAYIPAECIAGGIIMQHFTGINGYVWAVGFGLIITYINIAKVGTFGEIEFWLAIIKIAALMGFVALATLIFFGVIHGPQPAGIIGGRFIFDQGGLFPNGKMVLLTAMVLLLVNYQGSEIIGLAAGESINPGRMIPRAIRTVTFRILFIYIIPVFCLVLIYPWQKAGLANSVFADALNFYGLKWAGVATSFVTLTATLSCSNSGVYGIVRSLNALARNGMAPHKLSKLNRNAVPQNAGIVTLLAIWILLAAGYFFGQSMLYIALLLVSGFTGATAWISLCWAQINFRKRLYKAGYTVEDLSYKTPGSPYTGIVAIVLMLVCLIFLIMNPDPTYKIAFVMGLISFIGPIIVYKIGGFSKRRHKAMEASKHLQFKDVFPDRKKSATHHKA; the protein is encoded by the coding sequence GTGACTAACCAGCAACAACAAAATACCGCACCACTCAACGATGGCGGCTACAGACGCGGACTTAAAGATCGCCATGTGCAATTAATTGCTTTGGGCGGAATAATTGGTTCCGGCTATTTCCTGGGAACTGGAGAAGTGGTCAATCAGGTAGGTCCTTCTGTATTTCTCGCCTATATGTTAGGCGGTCTAATTATTTATCTCACCATGCTTTGCATGGGTGAGTTAGCTGTTGCGATTCCAATTTCAGGCTCATTTATTACTTATACCGCCGATTTCATTTCACCCACCATTGCTTGTGGTGTTGGATGGTCTTACTGGATCAGTTGGGTAGCCTATATACCAGCAGAATGTATTGCCGGTGGCATTATTATGCAGCATTTTACTGGAATAAATGGTTATGTCTGGGCAGTTGGGTTTGGATTAATTATTACCTATATCAATATCGCTAAGGTCGGTACTTTTGGTGAAATTGAATTTTGGTTAGCAATTATTAAAATTGCCGCTCTTATGGGCTTTGTTGCGCTTGCCACTCTTATTTTCTTTGGCGTCATTCATGGACCACAGCCTGCAGGGATTATTGGTGGTAGATTTATTTTTGATCAGGGAGGTCTCTTTCCTAATGGCAAGATGGTTTTATTAACAGCCATGGTTTTGCTGTTAGTAAACTATCAAGGCTCAGAAATTATTGGTCTTGCGGCTGGAGAGTCCATTAATCCTGGTCGTATGATTCCAAGAGCTATCCGCACCGTAACCTTTAGAATTCTTTTTATTTATATCATTCCAGTTTTTTGCCTCGTCTTAATTTATCCTTGGCAAAAGGCAGGTCTTGCAAACTCTGTTTTTGCTGATGCCCTCAATTTTTATGGTTTGAAATGGGCCGGTGTTGCAACGAGTTTTGTCACACTAACAGCAACGCTTTCATGTTCAAACTCAGGTGTATACGGTATTGTACGTTCATTAAATGCCCTTGCTCGTAATGGAATGGCCCCTCACAAATTAAGCAAGCTTAATCGCAATGCCGTTCCACAAAATGCAGGAATTGTAACGTTGTTAGCAATATGGATACTCTTGGCAGCAGGCTACTTTTTTGGACAATCGATGTTATATATTGCTCTACTTCTTGTCTCAGGGTTTACAGGAGCTACCGCATGGATTTCTCTTTGCTGGGCACAAATTAACTTCCGTAAGCGCTTGTATAAAGCAGGTTATACCGTTGAGGATTTAAGCTACAAAACCCCAGGCTCACCCTATACAGGGATAGTGGCTATTGTTTTGATGCTAGTTTGTTTAATTTTTCTTATTATGAATCCCGACCCAACTTATAAAATTGCTTTTGTTATGGGATTAATTAGTTTTATTGGACCTATTATTGTTTACAAAATCGGCGGTTTTTCCAAACGTAGACATAAAGCAATGGAAGCTAGTAAACATTTGCAATTTAAAGATGTTTTTCCCGATCGAAAAAAATCGGCCACTCATCACAAAGCATAG
- a CDS encoding aminoglycoside phosphotransferase family protein — MSLYEQTIISLYGKEGKRWLEKLPYLINELVAAWQLSHLTPVDNLSYNYVLSGFQHKKPIILKLIFDKRIVDNEAKALKAFAGYGVISILAQDKHALLLERAVPGSSLKAHWPHNEDEATKIVCDCIKRLHHAPLPAKNEFPHLRDWFAVLYKEWPIPKIYLEEARKQLTILFQTRNEDKLLHGDLHHENILQHDHDWIIIDPKGVIGDKTYELAAFMQNPMPKLLEVKSLPFVLGKRINRCATLLNLHEKRVYQWCFVQAILSWVWNLEDGLEAHYFAHLTEIFFSLHKK; from the coding sequence ATGTCTTTATATGAACAAACTATCATCAGTCTTTATGGGAAGGAAGGGAAACGTTGGTTAGAGAAGTTGCCATACCTGATTAATGAACTGGTTGCTGCTTGGCAGCTCAGTCATTTAACACCTGTCGATAATTTATCTTACAATTACGTTTTAAGTGGTTTTCAGCATAAGAAACCGATTATCCTTAAATTAATATTTGATAAAAGAATAGTGGACAATGAGGCGAAAGCGCTTAAGGCTTTTGCAGGTTATGGGGTAATCTCAATTTTAGCGCAAGATAAGCATGCATTACTTTTGGAGCGTGCTGTTCCTGGCAGTTCCTTAAAAGCTCACTGGCCTCACAATGAAGATGAAGCTACTAAAATCGTGTGTGACTGTATAAAGCGGTTGCATCATGCTCCTTTACCCGCAAAAAATGAGTTCCCTCATTTGCGAGATTGGTTTGCAGTACTTTATAAAGAGTGGCCTATTCCAAAGATTTATCTCGAAGAAGCTAGAAAACAACTTACGATACTTTTTCAAACCAGGAACGAAGATAAATTATTGCATGGCGATTTGCATCATGAAAATATTTTACAGCACGACCATGATTGGATAATCATTGATCCCAAAGGTGTAATCGGTGATAAAACCTATGAACTTGCTGCTTTTATGCAAAACCCGATGCCCAAATTACTTGAAGTCAAATCGCTTCCATTTGTATTAGGTAAACGTATTAATCGATGTGCAACTCTACTAAATTTGCATGAGAAACGGGTTTATCAATGGTGTTTTGTGCAAGCTATTCTCTCTTGGGTGTGGAATCTGGAGGATGGACTTGAAGCGCATTATTTTGCTCATTTAACTGAAATTTTCTTCTCACTTCATAAAAAATAA
- a CDS encoding GNAT family N-acetyltransferase, with product MIILTSERLIIREWQERDTDAFIAMNADKRVMEHFPAILTAEETIAMIERINTHIRQHGFGLWAAQLKESKEFIGFIGLNIPSFSAHFTPCVEIGWRLAWPFWGRGLATEGAKAVLEYGFKKLQLNEIVSFTALSNLRSQRVMEKIGMTHNENDDFDHPNLSLEHHLSRHVLYRMLRELWRNSQK from the coding sequence ATGATTATATTAACAAGTGAACGTTTGATTATTAGAGAATGGCAAGAGCGAGATACTGATGCGTTTATAGCAATGAATGCAGATAAGCGAGTAATGGAGCATTTTCCAGCAATCTTAACTGCCGAGGAAACGATTGCAATGATCGAGCGTATCAATACTCATATTCGGCAGCATGGGTTTGGGCTTTGGGCGGCACAGCTAAAAGAGAGTAAGGAATTTATAGGATTTATTGGTTTAAACATTCCCTCGTTCTCTGCTCATTTTACTCCGTGCGTGGAAATTGGCTGGCGATTAGCTTGGCCATTCTGGGGGAGAGGATTAGCTACTGAGGGTGCCAAAGCAGTATTAGAATATGGTTTTAAGAAATTGCAGTTAAATGAAATTGTGTCGTTTACTGCCTTAAGTAATCTACGATCTCAGAGAGTTATGGAAAAAATAGGTATGACTCATAATGAAAATGATGATTTTGATCATCCAAATTTATCATTAGAACATCACCTTTCACGCCATGTACTTTATCGGATGTTACGAGAACTTTGGCGTAATTCACAGAAATAA
- a CDS encoding efflux RND transporter periplasmic adaptor subunit: MNSDRTLKLIKIGLLVFVLLLLIYFIMHHKTNNTASTLPTPVVIVQKPKMLEMAEYVTQTGNTVAYNSVNLVARIEGYLDEIKFVDGSIVKKGQELFVIEPQPYKEKLIEAEAQVAVAKAANTYDNAEYARQKQMYRQNATSLKNVEKWLAKAEESKAEISKTVANAKVAAINYSYTHVLAPFDGRIGRHLVDVGNLVGNGKATDLATIEQIDPIYVYFNLNELDLIKLREAAKVRGITVSDINQIPVYVAMQGETGFPHEGKLDFVNTGLNASTGTMEFRALLSNKNYVLLPGLFVQVRIPVTKASPKLTVPDTAVQYDQIGPYLLTVNKDNYVEITRVVLGSLEQGSRAILKGLNAQDSVIVDGLQNATPGNQVAPKMQADSSH, encoded by the coding sequence ATGAATTCAGATAGAACATTAAAATTAATAAAAATTGGGCTTCTTGTCTTTGTACTTCTTCTACTTATTTATTTCATCATGCATCATAAAACTAATAACACTGCTTCTACCCTGCCTACACCGGTTGTTATTGTGCAAAAACCCAAGATGCTTGAAATGGCTGAATACGTCACACAAACCGGTAATACAGTTGCTTATAACTCAGTAAATTTAGTCGCACGTATTGAAGGTTATTTAGATGAAATCAAGTTTGTCGACGGTAGTATTGTTAAAAAGGGACAAGAATTATTTGTAATAGAACCACAACCTTATAAGGAAAAACTCATCGAAGCAGAAGCACAAGTTGCGGTCGCAAAAGCCGCCAATACTTATGATAATGCCGAGTATGCCCGCCAAAAACAAATGTATAGACAAAATGCTACGTCGCTAAAAAATGTGGAAAAATGGTTGGCAAAAGCAGAAGAATCAAAAGCTGAAATATCAAAAACGGTAGCCAATGCGAAAGTTGCAGCGATCAACTATAGTTATACCCACGTCCTTGCGCCATTTGATGGCCGAATTGGCCGTCACTTAGTCGATGTAGGAAATCTTGTTGGTAATGGCAAGGCTACTGATTTAGCTACTATTGAGCAAATTGATCCCATCTATGTTTATTTCAACCTCAATGAACTGGATTTAATTAAGCTTCGCGAAGCGGCGAAGGTCAGAGGTATTACAGTAAGTGATATTAATCAAATTCCTGTGTACGTTGCCATGCAAGGTGAAACAGGATTTCCACATGAAGGAAAACTTGATTTCGTTAATACTGGCCTTAATGCCTCAACAGGTACCATGGAATTTCGTGCTCTCTTATCCAATAAAAATTATGTTTTACTGCCTGGTCTCTTCGTACAGGTACGAATTCCTGTAACGAAAGCCTCTCCGAAATTGACTGTACCAGACACCGCAGTGCAATACGACCAGATTGGTCCCTATCTACTGACAGTAAATAAAGATAACTACGTGGAAATAACACGAGTGGTATTAGGTAGTTTAGAGCAAGGGAGCCGCGCTATTCTTAAAGGACTTAATGCTCAGGATAGTGTGATTGTTGATGGCCTACAGAATGCTACACCCGGTAATCAAGTTGCTCCTAAAATGCAAGCAGACTCCTCTCATTAA
- a CDS encoding short chain dehydrogenase codes for MKIIVIGASGTIGQAVVAELQSRHDIITAGFSSGDINVDITDKTSIEIMFKKIQYIDAVVLTTGKVHFGEFMQMHEHEFNIGLQNKLMGQVNTVLIGRHYLNEGGSFTLTSGILSDDPIRYGSSASMVNGALHSFVLAAAIEMPKRQRINCVSPTVVTEAMENYAPYFRGYESVSAARVALAYSKSVEGLQTGQVYKVQ; via the coding sequence ATGAAGATAATAGTTATTGGGGCATCTGGTACAATTGGACAAGCTGTAGTTGCCGAATTGCAGTCGCGACACGATATTATTACGGCGGGTTTTAGTTCTGGTGATATCAATGTTGATATTACTGACAAAACCTCCATTGAAATCATGTTTAAAAAAATTCAATACATCGATGCAGTGGTGCTTACTACAGGAAAGGTTCATTTCGGTGAGTTTATGCAAATGCATGAGCATGAGTTTAATATTGGTTTACAGAATAAGCTCATGGGTCAGGTTAATACCGTATTAATTGGAAGACATTATTTAAACGAAGGTGGCTCGTTTACATTAACCAGCGGTATCTTAAGTGATGACCCAATTCGCTATGGCTCTTCGGCATCCATGGTCAATGGTGCACTTCATTCATTCGTGCTTGCTGCAGCTATCGAAATGCCTAAAAGACAGCGTATCAACTGTGTTAGCCCCACAGTTGTTACTGAAGCTATGGAAAACTATGCGCCATACTTTAGAGGCTATGAATCTGTAAGTGCTGCCCGGGTTGCATTAGCTTACAGTAAAAGTGTTGAAGGGTTGCAAACAGGTCAGGTATACAAAGTGCAATGA
- a CDS encoding ATP-binding protein: MGKKSTSIPLHQQMEAIFTLSEDSIIILDANHRIIDFNQATESLLGWKKEELIGEFFKEVCLNCVNKSPFPLTQVDAVLQGNHNDFEYILYRNNTKRYITWKFSAPDKSSLIILGKDTTDQKRLALQNVTIFDQIKKISAAVPGNFYWKNKNEEYLGCNKILLKTLGFNSMKDIVGKTDYDLWPEHADELKKNDEQVIQSKRPIFFEETVTLDGKKMYFTVIKMPLLDDEGNIIGILGNSLDITELKKTQADLKVAKEIAEQASHAKTEFLANMSHDIRTPLTGIIGMSKMLEETVQSQEEKQYASWVNDSGEQLLKFLNGVLDVISAEHMNEDDLHLEPFNLQECLEDLSQLERPAMVQKNLDFNLNIPADIPSIIITDRFKLSRILLNLLGNAIKFTEYGSIKLAVHRQTTLDNKELLAFSVSDTGKGIPKEAQKRVFERFYRVSPSYKNDHHGHGVGLHIVEKYIGLLGGKIELESEEGKGTTFFFTIPLFHSQNTSTENFSSADKNSAIQSSSSHVDLPFILLVEDNTVALKVLEGMVAKTGCAFLSATSGEEGLQLAKKERFDLVITDIGLPGISGNEMTRQIRAYEKETNTPALLIYGLTGHAVQTAEMQSLQAGMNGLFTKPMTPEAFKKMLETFRSQKENAPSFKKPTVLSANLPDSNELFALDRFSLLDIEKGITTLGNLDILKELLETMVNHAIPAEALEIKKAYAQNDWETIENLVHKMKSGALYCGAVRMQYACHYLEHYRKTGENDLLDKLYHQLIQVVDNTKMAMNTWLKETI; encoded by the coding sequence ATGGGAAAGAAATCCACAAGTATTCCTCTGCACCAACAAATGGAAGCAATCTTCACCTTATCAGAGGATAGCATTATTATTTTAGATGCTAATCATCGTATCATTGACTTTAACCAAGCTACTGAATCACTGTTGGGCTGGAAAAAAGAAGAACTAATTGGAGAATTTTTTAAAGAAGTTTGTCTTAATTGTGTCAACAAATCACCTTTCCCCCTCACACAGGTGGATGCTGTTTTACAGGGTAATCATAATGATTTTGAATACATTCTCTATAGAAACAACACCAAACGATATATTACCTGGAAGTTTAGTGCCCCAGATAAATCAAGTTTAATTATTTTAGGAAAAGATACTACAGACCAAAAACGTTTAGCCTTACAGAATGTAACCATTTTTGATCAAATTAAAAAAATTTCCGCCGCAGTGCCTGGTAATTTCTATTGGAAAAATAAGAATGAAGAATATTTAGGCTGCAATAAAATTCTTCTTAAAACACTTGGCTTTAATTCCATGAAAGATATTGTTGGAAAGACAGATTATGATCTTTGGCCAGAACATGCAGATGAATTGAAAAAAAATGATGAACAAGTTATCCAATCTAAACGGCCGATCTTTTTTGAAGAAACCGTAACACTTGATGGTAAAAAAATGTATTTTACTGTCATTAAAATGCCCCTCTTGGATGATGAAGGCAATATCATAGGCATTTTAGGTAACTCTTTAGATATTACCGAACTTAAAAAAACACAAGCCGATTTAAAAGTAGCCAAAGAAATCGCTGAGCAAGCAAGCCATGCCAAAACTGAATTTTTAGCAAACATGAGCCACGATATTCGAACACCATTAACTGGCATTATTGGAATGTCGAAAATGTTGGAAGAAACCGTGCAAAGCCAGGAGGAAAAGCAATACGCTAGTTGGGTTAATGATAGTGGAGAACAATTATTAAAATTTCTAAATGGCGTTCTTGATGTCATTTCTGCCGAACATATGAATGAAGATGATCTTCATCTAGAACCATTTAATCTGCAAGAATGTCTGGAGGACTTAAGTCAGCTAGAACGGCCCGCAATGGTTCAAAAAAATCTGGACTTTAATTTAAATATTCCCGCAGATATTCCTTCGATTATTATAACTGATCGCTTTAAATTAAGTCGTATTTTGCTTAATTTACTGGGTAATGCTATTAAGTTTACCGAATACGGTAGTATTAAACTTGCGGTTCATCGACAAACCACTTTAGATAATAAAGAATTATTAGCGTTTAGCGTATCAGATACTGGAAAAGGGATTCCCAAAGAAGCTCAAAAAAGAGTATTCGAGCGTTTTTACCGTGTCTCACCTTCTTATAAAAATGATCACCATGGACACGGCGTAGGATTACATATTGTAGAAAAATATATAGGCTTGTTAGGTGGTAAAATTGAACTTGAAAGTGAAGAAGGAAAAGGAACCACTTTTTTCTTTACAATTCCGTTGTTTCATTCACAGAATACTTCGACTGAAAATTTTTCATCTGCAGATAAAAACTCAGCTATTCAGTCTTCTTCTAGTCATGTTGATTTGCCATTTATTCTACTAGTAGAAGATAATACTGTAGCCTTAAAAGTCCTCGAAGGAATGGTGGCTAAAACAGGCTGCGCTTTTTTATCTGCTACTTCTGGCGAAGAAGGTCTACAACTTGCAAAAAAAGAGCGATTTGATTTAGTTATTACCGATATTGGTTTGCCTGGCATATCAGGTAATGAAATGACGCGACAAATTCGTGCTTATGAAAAAGAAACGAATACTCCAGCGCTTCTTATCTATGGTTTAACTGGTCATGCGGTACAAACTGCCGAAATGCAATCCCTACAAGCAGGAATGAATGGTTTATTTACGAAACCCATGACTCCTGAGGCCTTTAAAAAAATGCTGGAAACTTTTCGCTCCCAAAAAGAAAATGCCCCATCTTTCAAAAAACCTACTGTCTTAAGTGCCAATTTGCCAGATTCAAATGAGCTCTTTGCACTCGATCGTTTTTCGCTACTTGATATAGAAAAAGGCATTACTACCTTAGGCAATTTAGATATTCTCAAAGAACTTTTAGAGACTATGGTGAATCACGCTATTCCTGCTGAAGCCCTGGAAATTAAAAAAGCTTATGCGCAAAATGACTGGGAAACCATTGAAAATCTGGTACACAAAATGAAAAGTGGTGCGCTATATTGCGGTGCTGTTAGGATGCAATATGCTTGTCATTATCTTGAGCACTATCGAAAAACTGGAGAAAACGATTTACTCGATAAGTTATATCATCAATTAATTCAAGTAGTCGATAATACCAAGATGGCAATGAACACCTGGCTAAAAGAAACCATTTAA
- a CDS encoding efflux transporter outer membrane subunit, whose protein sequence is MLKIFTGISCLFLSACMVGPNYKEPKQNVAANWMQNSPSVKPIPLRDANWWKAFNDPTLTSLIYQGYHNNLSVQIAGVRVLQTRAQLAQSVGELYPQQQALTGDYTYNRIGGSSLQNILPSSFDTATLGFKASWELDFWGKYRRAIRSNDATFLASVAAYDNALVTLTADIASAYISIRTYERQIKVTKANIQLQIMSLKIAQSRFRNGETSLLDVEQAQTELAETQSTLPTLISNLQHQKDKLAVLLGIIPNDVNVLLTKSIGIPRTPPTVAVGIPLETLAQRPDIHQARLEAVAQSEAIGAVKANLFPALSLSGTFVFAANTIGNNSISDIFNWSNRNITAGPSVVWPVLNYGQITNSVRMQDAAFQQSLLKYMNLVLQAQQEVQDNITRYIEAKKTEAYLIKANRSATLSTKLALTRYKEGEASYTTVLDAERQELHVQTSLTNATGEVSQALVSLYRALGGGWQIRACDDVVPQHIKQEMAARTNWGNLLKQPNHEPPVTKGQRIKQLYIPNW, encoded by the coding sequence ATGTTAAAAATTTTTACAGGAATATCCTGCTTATTTCTTAGTGCCTGTATGGTTGGGCCTAATTATAAAGAGCCAAAGCAAAACGTTGCTGCTAATTGGATGCAAAACAGTCCATCAGTTAAGCCCATTCCTCTGCGAGATGCTAATTGGTGGAAAGCATTTAATGACCCCACGTTAACATCCTTAATTTATCAAGGTTATCATAATAATTTATCCGTTCAGATTGCAGGGGTTCGGGTCTTACAAACAAGAGCGCAGCTAGCCCAATCAGTCGGTGAGCTTTATCCTCAACAACAAGCCTTGACGGGAGATTATACCTATAATCGTATTGGCGGAAGTTCATTACAAAATATTTTACCCTCCAGTTTCGATACAGCAACCCTGGGTTTTAAAGCAAGTTGGGAACTTGATTTTTGGGGGAAATACCGTCGAGCAATTCGCTCGAATGATGCAACTTTTTTAGCATCCGTAGCGGCTTACGATAATGCTTTGGTTACGTTAACCGCAGATATTGCCAGTGCTTATATCAGCATTCGCACCTATGAACGACAAATCAAAGTGACTAAAGCCAATATCCAATTGCAGATAATGAGCTTAAAAATAGCGCAATCTCGCTTCAGAAATGGGGAAACCAGCTTGCTCGATGTTGAGCAAGCCCAAACTGAACTTGCTGAAACACAATCAACGCTTCCTACTCTAATTAGTAATTTGCAACACCAGAAAGATAAGTTAGCTGTCTTGCTTGGTATTATTCCTAATGATGTAAATGTTTTGCTCACGAAGAGCATTGGAATTCCCAGGACCCCACCTACAGTAGCAGTAGGTATTCCATTAGAAACGCTAGCTCAGCGTCCCGATATCCATCAGGCTCGTCTGGAAGCTGTAGCACAATCAGAAGCTATCGGTGCCGTTAAAGCCAATCTTTTTCCTGCACTTTCACTATCAGGCACTTTTGTATTTGCGGCTAATACCATCGGTAATAATTCCATTAGCGACATTTTTAACTGGTCAAATCGCAATATCACCGCAGGACCATCCGTCGTTTGGCCTGTATTAAACTATGGACAAATTACCAACTCTGTACGTATGCAAGATGCTGCTTTTCAACAGTCCTTACTCAAATATATGAATTTAGTATTACAGGCCCAGCAGGAAGTACAAGACAATATTACCCGTTATATTGAAGCTAAAAAAACGGAAGCCTATCTTATCAAAGCCAATCGCTCAGCCACTCTTTCGACAAAATTAGCTTTAACACGATACAAGGAAGGCGAAGCAAGTTATACCACGGTGCTCGATGCCGAGCGACAAGAACTTCACGTCCAAACTTCATTAACAAATGCAACGGGTGAAGTTTCTCAAGCCTTGGTATCGCTTTATCGAGCGCTCGGTGGCGGCTGGCAAATCAGAGCTTGCGATGATGTTGTCCCTCAACACATTAAGCAGGAAATGGCTGCACGTACCAACTGGGGCAATTTGTTAAAACAACCAAATCATGAGCCGCCTGTCACAAAGGGGCAGCGAATTAAGCAACTTTATATACCGAATTGGTGA
- a CDS encoding F-box protein, with translation MGRNLTTETLQQLCLRTIAQDPKLAFELLHDNDFVPHLKIALIELAFINLLPVELQLHIVNYLPFNSWQSLSQTNRAWHSVVMSATNSYLNSLNAKPELAPQYIASILENLNKEVKQYEQTMFGAHPKRGLQVKQIKNLITEVNGITNSLAKWHHFKRKLHIISQDIEDSCNTSFSFFSGARHSRLFNITVNALSSGPSDAWLKKAIAYTTFSPTHPFSQNFLEELDRIQKKNTNKPKGLITRISSVLPGL, from the coding sequence ATGGGCAGAAATTTAACGACGGAAACCTTACAGCAATTATGCCTCCGCACTATAGCTCAAGATCCCAAATTAGCTTTTGAGTTGCTTCATGACAATGACTTTGTTCCCCATCTTAAAATTGCATTGATAGAACTCGCTTTCATTAATTTACTACCGGTTGAATTACAATTACACATTGTCAATTATCTCCCTTTTAACAGTTGGCAATCATTGTCTCAAACAAATCGAGCGTGGCATTCAGTTGTTATGTCGGCAACTAATTCCTATCTTAATTCACTAAATGCTAAACCAGAGCTGGCCCCACAGTATATAGCCAGCATATTGGAGAATTTAAACAAGGAAGTTAAACAATATGAACAAACTATGTTCGGAGCCCATCCTAAAAGAGGCTTGCAAGTAAAACAAATCAAAAATCTCATTACAGAAGTAAATGGGATAACTAACAGTCTGGCAAAATGGCATCATTTTAAAAGAAAATTACATATTATCTCTCAAGATATTGAAGACTCTTGCAATACATCCTTCTCTTTTTTTTCTGGCGCGAGGCATAGTAGGCTTTTTAATATTACCGTCAACGCACTCAGTAGCGGCCCGTCAGATGCCTGGTTAAAGAAAGCAATTGCTTACACTACTTTTTCGCCAACTCATCCGTTCTCACAAAACTTTTTAGAAGAACTTGATAGAATTCAGAAAAAGAACACAAACAAACCTAAGGGGCTTATAACTAGAATATCGAGCGTATTACCAGGGCTTTAA